The following are from one region of the Acidobacteriota bacterium genome:
- a CDS encoding Rossmann-like and DUF2520 domain-containing protein, translating into MTRVAVVGAGRLGTTLGVAIAAKGFDVAAVSCRNRPSARESARLIGGARATTSPARAAAAAEVVFLCLPDDALAPQVRKLASTLSDWKGKTVFHTSGLLAADVLAPLKAKGALTASFHPAQTFPRKDAAPGSFRGVTFVLEGDAAAVDLGRRIARRLGGRILTLQPKHKALYHAACHLASGGMTSLLDAAAVLMQEAGFNPRQAADILFPLAERTLQNVKKIGPREALTGPVVRGDIRTVEAHLAALVREPGIRDLYIGLALRGLDRTAKAQLPVRTVRALMRLLEDK; encoded by the coding sequence ATGACACGGGTCGCCGTTGTCGGCGCGGGCCGCCTCGGCACGACACTGGGTGTCGCCATAGCCGCCAAAGGATTCGATGTAGCCGCGGTGTCCTGCCGGAACCGGCCCTCGGCCCGGGAAAGCGCCCGGCTCATCGGGGGCGCCCGGGCGACGACCTCGCCGGCCCGGGCCGCGGCCGCAGCCGAGGTCGTTTTTCTCTGTCTTCCGGACGACGCTCTGGCCCCTCAGGTTAGGAAGCTCGCCTCAACCCTCTCCGATTGGAAGGGCAAAACCGTTTTTCATACAAGCGGGCTTCTTGCCGCCGATGTCCTGGCTCCCCTCAAGGCCAAGGGCGCGCTGACGGCCTCGTTTCACCCGGCCCAGACTTTCCCAAGAAAAGACGCCGCACCGGGCTCTTTTCGCGGCGTCACGTTCGTCTTGGAGGGAGACGCCGCCGCCGTCGATCTCGGCCGCCGAATCGCCCGGCGGCTCGGCGGCAGGATCTTGACGCTACAACCGAAGCACAAGGCCCTCTACCATGCCGCCTGTCACCTGGCTTCGGGGGGAATGACGTCGCTCCTGGACGCCGCCGCCGTTTTGATGCAGGAAGCCGGGTTCAATCCGCGACAGGCGGCCGATATTCTTTTTCCCCTGGCCGAAAGAACTTTACAGAATGTAAAAAAAATTGGCCCCCGCGAGGCCCTGACAGGACCCGTCGTCCGCGGCGATATCCGAACCGTCGAAGCCCATCTGGCCGCCCTTGTCCGCGAACCCGGCATCCGCGATCTCTATATCGGCCTGGCGCTTCGCGGCCTTGACCGCACGGCGAAGGCACAGCTTCCCGTCCGGACGGTCAGGGCATTGATGCGTCTTCTCGAAGATAAATGA
- a CDS encoding NYN domain-containing protein, whose product MKTPGIMAFLIDGNNLIGQWPDLDLHDPSSREALIGRLLMFQKIRRKKIVLVFDDRPAVFPLRREINARFLVLHPGDDADADSLINNLISREKDKKGFVVVSSDREIRDTARNRGFAGLTAPEFIRLVRAALKEGRKARELEKTETPPTPVEQRLWEELFSRKRKSS is encoded by the coding sequence TTGAAAACCCCGGGGATCATGGCTTTTCTCATCGACGGAAACAATCTCATCGGCCAGTGGCCCGATCTCGATCTCCACGACCCTTCAAGTCGCGAGGCCCTGATCGGCCGGCTGCTGATGTTTCAAAAAATCAGGCGCAAGAAAATCGTTCTGGTCTTCGACGACCGGCCGGCCGTCTTCCCGCTGCGCCGGGAAATCAATGCCCGGTTTCTCGTTCTCCATCCGGGAGACGACGCCGATGCCGATTCCCTGATCAACAACCTCATTTCCCGGGAAAAGGACAAGAAGGGGTTTGTGGTCGTCAGCTCCGACCGCGAAATTCGGGACACGGCACGAAATCGAGGCTTCGCCGGACTGACCGCACCCGAGTTTATCCGGCTCGTCCGCGCCGCGCTCAAGGAAGGCCGCAAGGCCCGGGAACTCGAAAAAACCGAAACGCCGCCGACACCGGTTGAACAGCGGCTTTGGGAAGAGCTTTTCTCGAGAAAAAGGAAATCGTCATGA
- a CDS encoding histidine triad nucleotide-binding protein: MDACIFCKIIERKIPARILYEDSDILAFEDIRPQAPVHVLVIPKTHYASLNDIPEDKMSLLGALLLRARDIARDRGVGESGFRIVLNTARDSGQDVFHIHFHILGGRRMTWPPG, from the coding sequence ATGGACGCGTGCATCTTCTGTAAAATCATCGAGAGGAAGATCCCGGCCCGCATTCTCTATGAGGACTCCGATATTCTGGCCTTCGAAGATATTCGTCCTCAGGCCCCCGTCCATGTCCTGGTCATTCCGAAGACGCACTATGCCTCGCTCAACGACATTCCCGAAGACAAAATGTCACTTCTCGGCGCCCTTCTTCTCCGGGCACGCGACATCGCCCGGGATCGAGGCGTCGGCGAATCCGGGTTCAGGATCGTCCTCAACACGGCCCGGGATTCGGGCCAGGACGTCTTTCATATCCACTTCCACATCCTCGGCGGCCGGCGGATGACCTGGCCTCCGGGTTGA
- the murA gene encoding UDP-N-acetylglucosamine 1-carboxyvinyltransferase has product MESIRIFGRQDLRLKGKIRISGSKNAVLPAIAASLLTSEKVRLRNIPLVTDVTTILTLMKQLGASSGIRRNDLTIQVRDISSDEAAYELVRAMRASILVLGPLLARYGKAVVALPGGCAIGSRPIDLHISGLQKMGASISLEHGYIKARADRLHGAVIKFERKTVGGTENLLMAAALAKGETILMNCALEPEVVSLAELLVKMGARIDRPEEETFRIQGVRELGGAVHDIIPDRIETGTFLVAGALTQGDILLTGVDPRHMTTVIEKLRTSGTIIEPVKANGLHVAGNASIKPQDVTTSPYPGFPTDMQAQFMVLMTQAQGTSIITETIFDRRFSHVNELLRLGANIEVHGDKATVKGKTPLSGAEVIATDLRASASLILAGLIAGGETRINEIEHLDRGYEKIEDKLRRLGARIERIKS; this is encoded by the coding sequence GTGGAATCCATCAGAATCTTCGGCCGTCAGGACCTCCGTCTCAAGGGAAAAATCCGGATCAGCGGCTCGAAAAACGCCGTCCTGCCGGCAATCGCCGCCAGCCTGTTGACGAGCGAAAAAGTCCGGCTTCGGAACATCCCGCTGGTGACCGACGTCACCACAATCCTGACTCTGATGAAACAGCTGGGCGCAAGTTCCGGTATCCGCCGCAATGACCTGACCATTCAGGTCCGCGACATCTCCTCCGATGAAGCGGCCTATGAGCTCGTCCGGGCCATGCGGGCCTCCATTCTTGTTCTCGGACCCCTTCTCGCCCGGTATGGGAAAGCCGTCGTCGCGCTTCCCGGAGGCTGCGCCATCGGTTCCCGGCCCATCGATCTCCATATCTCCGGACTTCAAAAAATGGGCGCATCCATCAGTCTCGAGCACGGCTACATCAAAGCCCGGGCCGACCGCCTTCACGGCGCCGTCATCAAATTCGAGCGCAAGACCGTCGGCGGGACGGAGAACCTGCTCATGGCCGCCGCACTGGCCAAGGGCGAAACCATCCTGATGAACTGCGCCCTCGAGCCGGAAGTCGTCAGCCTGGCGGAACTTCTGGTAAAAATGGGGGCCAGAATCGACCGGCCCGAAGAGGAGACTTTCCGCATTCAGGGGGTCCGGGAACTCGGCGGCGCCGTCCACGACATCATCCCTGACCGCATCGAAACGGGGACATTTCTCGTCGCCGGAGCTTTGACTCAGGGCGACATTCTGCTGACGGGCGTCGATCCCCGCCATATGACGACCGTCATCGAAAAACTCCGCACCTCGGGGACGATCATCGAACCGGTCAAAGCCAACGGCCTCCATGTCGCCGGAAACGCATCCATCAAACCTCAGGACGTCACGACATCTCCCTATCCGGGATTTCCGACCGACATGCAGGCCCAGTTCATGGTTCTGATGACTCAGGCCCAGGGAACGTCCATCATCACCGAAACCATTTTCGACCGGAGGTTTTCCCACGTCAACGAGCTTCTCCGGTTGGGCGCCAATATCGAGGTCCACGGAGACAAGGCGACCGTCAAGGGAAAAACTCCTCTGTCGGGCGCCGAGGTCATCGCCACCGATCTCAGGGCTTCCGCTTCACTGATTCTGGCCGGCCTGATCGCCGGCGGGGAAACCCGCATCAACGAAATCGAGCATCTCGACCGCGGCTACGAAAAAATCGAGGACAAGCTGCGCCGTCTCGGCGCCCGCATCGAGAGAATCAAATCCTGA
- a CDS encoding PLP-dependent transferase: MTSSPRRKPGVQKYVEDAKKILERKAAALQRMKGMKFDTIAVHGLYTVEEALELNQGAIIEPLYLSTSQGYRDADELEAALTYLIPTWCYTRIANPTTYYLEWLLALLEGYGTGQDTSCVVTASGMGAIQAAVDPLLVKQKEGPERINFVSSIQVYGGTYMQFAVRKMKERGIEVRWILNPEDLSEWAARIDDDTRFLYMEAPSNPQQSFCDIRSLAELAHSHGIPLIVDATCATPALMRPIAHGADIVVHSLTKSVTSGGTAIGGALISRKPITTRVKNDDPMFKESFAEYVKFWPYRDNGPAASPFNAFLALNDLRTLRSRMDLVSRNCQKVAEFLQTHPKVYQVDYLGLPSFPLHGVAKDYLKLVDSGEGGGPEVNRYGHLMSFRVDGPPENARRTFDNFKIIYRATDLGRIKSVATIPAISTHSQQGEEARRMADVPPQLIRLCVGGEDPDDIIADLDQALNAL; this comes from the coding sequence ATGACATCCAGCCCCCGGCGAAAGCCCGGAGTCCAGAAGTACGTTGAGGATGCCAAAAAGATTCTGGAGCGCAAGGCCGCCGCACTGCAGCGCATGAAAGGCATGAAATTCGACACCATCGCCGTCCACGGTCTCTATACCGTCGAAGAAGCCTTGGAGCTCAATCAGGGGGCGATCATCGAGCCTCTTTACCTGTCGACATCCCAGGGCTACCGCGACGCCGATGAACTCGAAGCGGCGCTCACCTATCTCATCCCGACTTGGTGCTACACCCGCATCGCCAATCCCACAACGTATTACCTGGAATGGCTTCTGGCTCTTCTGGAAGGATACGGAACCGGGCAGGACACGTCCTGCGTGGTCACCGCCTCCGGGATGGGAGCCATCCAGGCCGCCGTCGATCCTCTTCTGGTCAAACAGAAGGAGGGACCCGAACGGATCAATTTCGTCTCCTCCATCCAAGTATACGGCGGCACTTACATGCAGTTCGCCGTTCGCAAAATGAAGGAACGGGGCATCGAGGTCCGCTGGATCCTTAATCCCGAAGACCTGTCCGAGTGGGCGGCCCGGATCGACGACGACACGCGGTTTCTTTACATGGAAGCGCCGAGCAATCCTCAGCAGTCGTTCTGCGACATCCGCTCCCTGGCCGAACTCGCCCACAGCCACGGCATTCCTCTGATCGTCGACGCCACCTGCGCCACGCCGGCCCTCATGCGGCCCATCGCTCACGGCGCCGACATCGTCGTCCACTCCCTGACCAAATCGGTCACCTCGGGAGGAACGGCCATCGGGGGAGCCCTCATCAGCCGGAAACCGATCACGACCCGGGTGAAGAACGACGACCCGATGTTCAAGGAGAGCTTCGCCGAATATGTCAAATTCTGGCCCTACCGGGACAACGGGCCGGCGGCATCGCCGTTCAATGCCTTTTTGGCCCTGAACGACCTGCGCACCCTGCGGTCCCGCATGGACCTCGTCAGCCGGAACTGCCAGAAAGTGGCCGAGTTTCTCCAGACCCATCCCAAGGTCTACCAGGTGGACTACCTGGGCCTGCCGAGCTTTCCCCTGCACGGCGTCGCCAAGGACTACCTGAAACTCGTCGATTCCGGAGAGGGCGGCGGCCCCGAAGTCAACCGCTACGGGCACCTGATGAGTTTCCGGGTGGATGGTCCGCCGGAAAACGCCCGCCGGACCTTCGACAACTTTAAGATCATCTACCGGGCGACTGATCTGGGCCGGATCAAGAGCGTGGCCACGATCCCCGCCATTTCCACCCATTCCCAGCAGGGCGAGGAGGCCCGGAGGATGGCCGATGTGCCGCCTCAGCTCATCCGGCTCTGCGTGGGCGGCGAGGATCCCGACGACATCATCGCCGATCTCGACCAGGCCCTCAACGCACTCTAA